One stretch of Caloenas nicobarica isolate bCalNic1 chromosome 2, bCalNic1.hap1, whole genome shotgun sequence DNA includes these proteins:
- the THNSL1 gene encoding threonine synthase-like 1: MFHVCQYRPLRLITQTSVSSVYLKLVLSRPVAFAQIWKSWFSSHSLVGSKNIILMGPPGAGKTTVGRIVGQKLDCPVIDIDDDVLETTWNMSVSEKLQDVGNEQFLEEEGKALLKFSASGSVISLTGSNPMHSAGMQHMKKNGIVVYLDVPTTVIMSRLKSMKVDRIVGQSPGISLKDILQFRKQFYKRWYDIRVLCGGDNTAEVVAEKVLDAVKRYQNSELETFISTRSSSSERSMEKTSHKYFSDIVVEGLAPDGGLFVPERGLPKFTAGEWQSLIEATYIERAQVILEGCIHPADIPASKLAEIIGTAYGENFTCSKIAPVRHLAGNQFLLELFHGPTASFKDFALQMVPHIFAYCIPRSCNYLVLVATSGDTGSAVLDGFSRLHDTDKQRIAVMNFFPEDGVSQIQKSQMIGCQKENAWSIGVKSDFDFCQTAIKQIFTNSDYTGFLTVEYGTALAAANSINWARLLPQIVYHASAYLDLVHQDIIPFGSPVDVCIPTGNFGNILAALYAKMMGIPIRKCICASNENNVLTDFIRTGVYDLRGRKLIPTFSPAVDILKSSNLERYLHLIANEDGQLVTQLYNQLEKQGHFQLQKDLLEKLQQDVVAGWCSEEECLAAIHSVYSTTGYILDTHTAVAKVVADRLQDRTCPIIISSTAHYSKFAPAILRALRIAEIKQNPLSQLHLLSSYSPLPPVHWGLLETLKKKGNEDHQVCAADMSMLMSCIETLIQNHFMKVF, translated from the coding sequence ATGTTTCATGTTTGTCAGTATCGGCCTTTAAGACTAATAACCCAAACCAGTGTTTCTAGCGTGTATTTAAAACTCGTGCTTTCAAGACCTGTTGCATTTGCACAGATATGGAAGTCATGGTTCTCAAGCCATTCTCTTGTTGGAAGCAAAAATATTATCCTGATGGGACCTCCAGGTGCTGGGAAAACAACGGTTGGGAGAATAGTAGGTCAGAAACTAGATTGCCCTGTCATAGACATAGATGATGATGTCCTTGAAACAACCTGGAATATGAGCGTGTCGGAAAAACTGCAGGATGTTGGTAATGAGCAATTTttagaggaggaaggaaaagccctGTTGAAGTTTTCAGCATCTGGAAGTGTCATTTCCCTTACTGGGTCCAATCCAATGCATTCTGCTGGCATGCAGCATATGAAGAAAAACGGAATAGTTGTGTATCTGGATGTGCCCACAACAGTCATTATGAGCAGGCTGAAATCAATGAAAGTGGATCGTATTGTGGGCCAGTCTCCTGGTATTTCTCTCAAGGACATACTTCAGTTCAGGAAGCAGTTCTACAAAAGGTGGTATGACATCCGTGTTCTTTGTGGAGGGGATAACACAGCAGAGGTTGTAGCAGAAAAGGTACTTGATGCTGTGAAGAGATACCAAAACTCAGAACTTGAAACTTTCATTTCAACTAGGTCTAGTAGTTCTGAAAGGAGTATGGAAAAAACCtctcataaatatttcagtgacatTGTTGTTGAGGGCTTAGCCCCTGATGGAGGACTCTTTGTTCCTGAGCGAGGACTTCCAAAATTCACTGCTGGAGAATGGCAAAGCCTAATAGAAGCAACTTACATTGAAAGAGCCCAGGTGATATTAGAAGGATGCATACATCCTGCTGATATTCCTGCTTCTAAGCTGGCAGAAATTATTGGAACTGCTTATGGAGAAAACTTTACTTGTTCTAAAATTGCCCCAGTTAGGCATCTGGCAGGGAATCAGTTTCTCCTTGAATTATTTCATGGACCAACAGCATCATTTAAAGATTTTGCATTGCAGATGGTGCCACATATATTTGCATACTGCATTCCCAGAAGCTGCAATTACTTGGTTCTGGTAGCTACTTCTGGTGACACAGGGAGTGCTGTCCTAGATGGCTTTAGTCGTCTCCATGACACTGACAAACAGAGAATTGCTgtgatgaatttttttcctgaggatgGAGTAAGCCAAATTCAAAAATCACAGATGATTGgctgtcagaaagaaaatgcctgGTCCATAGGTGTCAaatctgattttgatttttgcCAGACAGCTATAAAGCAAATCTTTACTAATTCTGATTATACTGGCTTTCTTACAGTAGAATATGGAACGGCTTTAGCTGCAGCAAACTCCATAAACTGGGCGCGACTGCTTCCTCAGATAGTTTATCATGCCTCTGCATACCTTGACCTTGTTCATCAAGATATAATTCCTTTTGGAAGCCCTGTAGATGTTTGCATTCCTACAGGAAACTTTGGCAACATACTGGCTGCTTTGTATGCTAAAATGATGGGAATTCCtattagaaaatgtatttgtgcttccaatgaaaacaatgttttgaCTGACTTCATAAGAACAGGTGTTTACGATTtgaggggaagaaaattaattcccaCTTTTTCACCAGCAGTAGATATTTTGAAGTCCTCCAATCTTGAGCGCTACTTGCACCTGATTGCTAATGAGGATGGACAACTGGTGACACAGTTATATaaccagctggaaaaacagGGCCACTTCCAGCTACAGAAAGATCTACTTGAAAAACTTCAGCAGGACGTGGTGGCTGGGTGGTGCTCTGAGGAGGAGTGTCTAGCTGCCATTCACTCTGTATACAGTACTACAGGATATATTTTGGATACACACACAGCTGTTGCTAAAGTAGTTGCAGATCGATTACAAGACAGAACTTGCCCCATTATTATTTCATCTACGGCTCATTATTCTAAGTTTGCACCTGCTATCTTGAGGGCCTTGAGGattgcagaaataaaacagaatccATTAAGTCAGCTTCACTTGCTGAGTTCTTACAGTCCTCTGCCTCCGGTCCACTGGGGCCTATTAGAGACCCTGAAAAAGAAGGGGAATGAGGATCACCAGGTTTGTGCTGCTGATATGAGTATGCTGATGTCCTGTATAGAAACCTTAATTCAGAATCATTTTATGAAAGTTTTCTGA